A region of uncultured Draconibacterium sp. DNA encodes the following proteins:
- a CDS encoding family 43 glycosylhydrolase, translating into MRSYLFAIPLIYLFLTACSNGNDLNIDDEPSDENKNSTYNNPVVPTSLPDPTIIKAADGYFYLYATEDVHNTPILRSDNLTDWKLLGTAFTNETRPNWEPNGGIWAPDINYINGKYVLYYSLSVWGGGSTCGIGVATATKPEGPFTDHGKLFRSNEIGVHNSIDPFYIEEDGKKYLFWGSFFGIYSQELNDDGLSIKPATTKQVAGTAFEAVYIHKKDGNYYLFASVGSCCEGANSSYRTVVGRSENLFGPYVNKNGEPMLENHYEVLIKGNDKFVGTGHNSEIVTDDKGSDWIFYHSYLRQNPNRGRVLVMDQVHWVNGWPEITGQSPSSENSLPVFE; encoded by the coding sequence ATGAGATCCTACCTTTTTGCAATCCCCTTGATATACCTTTTTCTGACAGCGTGTTCAAACGGAAACGATTTGAATATAGATGATGAACCCTCTGATGAGAATAAAAACTCAACCTACAATAATCCGGTTGTACCGACAAGTCTACCCGATCCCACCATTATAAAGGCTGCCGACGGCTATTTTTATCTGTATGCAACCGAAGATGTTCACAACACCCCCATACTCCGGTCGGACAATTTAACCGACTGGAAGCTTTTGGGAACTGCCTTTACCAACGAAACCCGGCCAAACTGGGAACCCAACGGTGGAATCTGGGCTCCGGACATTAATTACATTAACGGGAAGTATGTTTTGTATTATTCTCTGTCGGTTTGGGGAGGTGGATCTACTTGCGGAATAGGGGTTGCAACAGCCACAAAACCAGAAGGGCCATTTACTGATCATGGGAAACTGTTTCGCAGTAACGAGATCGGAGTGCACAACTCTATCGATCCTTTTTACATAGAAGAAGATGGAAAAAAATACTTGTTCTGGGGAAGTTTCTTTGGAATTTATAGCCAGGAACTTAACGATGATGGCCTGAGTATAAAACCTGCCACAACAAAACAAGTGGCAGGAACAGCTTTTGAAGCCGTTTACATCCATAAAAAAGATGGAAATTATTATTTATTCGCATCGGTAGGATCGTGTTGCGAAGGTGCCAACAGCAGCTACAGAACCGTTGTAGGGCGTTCGGAAAATCTGTTTGGCCCGTATGTAAACAAAAATGGAGAGCCGATGCTGGAAAACCATTATGAAGTTCTTATAAAAGGAAACGATAAGTTTGTGGGAACCGGGCACAACTCCGAGATTGTTACCGATGACAAAGGAAGCGACTGGATTTTCTACCATTCATACCTACGACAAAATCCTAACAGAGGTCGTGTATTAGTAATGGATCAGGTTCATTGGGTTAATGGCTGGCCGGAAATCACCGGGCAGTCTCCATCATCTGAAAATTCACTACCGGTTTTTGAATAG
- a CDS encoding glycoside hydrolase family 76 protein encodes MKPQQLLFSIAILFWLSIFSNEVKGITNDTRLSTVAVDNTQNYPLQTANPDVTISSENTTSSAISSGSIYKITSKATGKVLDVLNSDMADNANVCIWTDTDSDAQRWLLTSVSDNQFTLTNIASGKLLHLDGTTPENQLNIDQFENTNDATVLWQIDENTDGTFSIKCASDSDFALSVAGSETIDGSNVELKESAGAESWHFELQENSQAAPTPEIADKIFAAWKEKYYDSRTGDEIIPNEGFWGVAEMMEIVVDAYEVTGDLKYANMFSEMYNQFLVKYGHEWMWNDFNDDITWMVLACVRAGIILNNQTYINKAKDQFDKMYERAINANGSWLTWKMGVPGTNSCINGPAMVACCYLARATNNNDYYTKAVKLYNWSKNNLFVPETGEVYDSYNSNGDGATNYWSSTYNQGTYLGASVMLYNYTKDPTYLKFADRIARYTKENMFHSSVIWYEEGPDLDGFKGILMRYARKYVVDCNRPNFIPWLQLNAKVAYNNRNSENIISTIWSKRAEETIEYKGFNASTAVSLMINCPIKASTVKDAYSKIESEDFDYLKGVMAVQSTPDDETYNLGGIQNEYHTAYYNVDFGTTGAVSAEFRISSLAAGNSIEIRLGAPNGELIGTATTDNTGSWSDYTTITCPVENVKGLQNIYLVYKGTGYICNINNFRFIEAESPISDTNGLIGQYFNGMNFETLLLERVDPNVNFNWEELYPAAEVPADYFSVRWTGKIEPLYSGEYTFYITSDNGRRVWINNELIIDKWLNDYDVTYSGKITLSAGQRYDIKVEFFDDIGGANVVLEWESSQQQREVVPSSQLFLHDKNPLTAISDLIEEAENDILVFPNPATSFIKIKPNNQQIIRTTIIDVKGQTIYSNNKKYDDLLTIDIGDLPSGLYLISFVTETDNRIVRKFIK; translated from the coding sequence ATGAAACCTCAGCAATTACTATTTTCAATAGCAATTCTTTTTTGGCTGTCCATATTTTCGAACGAAGTAAAAGGTATCACTAACGACACACGTTTAAGTACTGTTGCGGTAGATAACACTCAAAATTATCCTCTACAAACCGCCAACCCGGATGTAACAATTAGTAGCGAGAATACCACATCCAGCGCAATTAGCTCCGGAAGTATTTATAAAATCACCTCAAAGGCAACGGGGAAAGTACTTGATGTGCTTAATTCTGATATGGCTGATAACGCCAATGTGTGTATTTGGACGGATACAGATTCTGATGCGCAGAGATGGCTGTTAACTTCTGTAAGCGACAATCAATTCACCCTTACCAACATAGCAAGTGGTAAATTACTTCACCTGGACGGAACTACACCGGAGAACCAGCTAAACATCGATCAATTTGAAAATACAAACGATGCTACAGTTTTATGGCAGATTGATGAAAATACAGATGGCACTTTTTCGATAAAATGCGCATCGGACTCAGATTTTGCGCTGTCTGTTGCAGGATCAGAAACCATCGATGGTTCGAATGTTGAATTAAAGGAATCAGCCGGAGCAGAAAGTTGGCATTTTGAGCTACAGGAAAATAGCCAGGCAGCGCCAACGCCTGAAATTGCAGACAAGATTTTTGCTGCGTGGAAAGAAAAATATTACGATTCGCGGACAGGGGATGAAATAATTCCCAATGAAGGTTTTTGGGGAGTGGCTGAAATGATGGAGATAGTTGTTGATGCCTATGAAGTGACTGGAGACCTGAAATATGCGAACATGTTTAGCGAGATGTATAATCAGTTTCTTGTTAAATATGGCCATGAATGGATGTGGAATGACTTTAACGACGACATTACCTGGATGGTTTTAGCCTGTGTACGGGCAGGAATAATTTTAAACAACCAAACCTACATAAACAAAGCGAAAGACCAGTTCGATAAAATGTATGAACGTGCCATTAATGCCAACGGTAGCTGGCTGACATGGAAAATGGGCGTACCCGGAACTAATTCGTGTATAAATGGTCCGGCGATGGTTGCCTGCTGCTATTTAGCCAGAGCAACAAACAACAATGATTATTATACAAAGGCGGTTAAATTATATAATTGGTCGAAAAACAACTTATTCGTACCTGAAACAGGGGAAGTGTACGACAGCTATAATTCCAATGGCGACGGTGCTACAAATTACTGGAGCTCTACTTATAATCAAGGAACTTACCTTGGAGCGTCTGTTATGCTTTACAATTACACAAAAGATCCAACTTACTTAAAATTTGCCGATCGGATAGCCAGATATACAAAAGAAAACATGTTTCATTCAAGCGTAATCTGGTACGAAGAAGGCCCCGACTTAGATGGTTTTAAAGGAATTCTAATGCGTTATGCACGTAAGTATGTGGTTGACTGTAATCGTCCAAATTTCATTCCGTGGTTACAACTAAATGCGAAGGTTGCTTATAACAACAGGAATTCAGAAAATATTATTTCTACAATTTGGAGTAAAAGAGCCGAAGAAACGATAGAATATAAGGGTTTTAATGCTTCTACAGCGGTATCATTAATGATAAACTGCCCGATTAAAGCTTCAACGGTTAAAGATGCTTATTCAAAAATAGAGTCGGAGGATTTTGATTACCTGAAAGGTGTTATGGCTGTTCAATCAACACCTGATGATGAGACTTATAACTTAGGAGGAATTCAGAACGAGTATCATACAGCTTATTACAATGTCGATTTCGGAACCACCGGAGCAGTATCTGCTGAGTTCAGAATCTCCAGCCTTGCTGCAGGAAATAGTATTGAAATAAGGTTAGGCGCGCCAAACGGAGAGTTGATAGGAACTGCCACAACTGATAATACTGGTAGCTGGTCAGATTATACAACAATTACTTGTCCTGTTGAGAATGTGAAAGGCCTGCAAAATATTTACCTGGTATATAAAGGAACGGGGTACATTTGCAACATTAATAATTTCAGATTTATTGAAGCTGAATCACCCATTTCTGACACAAACGGATTGATTGGCCAATACTTTAATGGGATGAATTTTGAAACACTGCTGCTCGAACGAGTTGATCCGAATGTCAACTTTAATTGGGAAGAACTATATCCTGCTGCAGAAGTTCCTGCCGATTATTTTTCAGTAAGATGGACCGGAAAAATAGAACCATTATATTCGGGTGAATATACTTTTTACATTACATCGGATAATGGACGTAGGGTTTGGATAAACAACGAATTAATTATTGACAAGTGGCTAAATGACTACGATGTTACATACTCCGGCAAGATAACTCTTAGTGCTGGTCAGCGCTACGATATTAAGGTAGAGTTTTTTGATGATATTGGTGGAGCAAACGTTGTACTCGAATGGGAAAGTTCCCAGCAGCAAAGAGAAGTAGTTCCAAGCTCTCAACTGTTTTTACACGATAAAAACCCGCTTACAGCCATTTCTGATTTAATCGAAGAGGCTGAAAATGATATTCTGGTGTTCCCGAATCCGGCAACATCTTTCATTAAAATCAAACCAAACAATCAACAGATCATAAGAACTACAATTATAGATGTAAAAGGTCAGACGATTTACAGCAACAACAAAAAATACGACGATCTACTTACAATAGATATAGGCGACTTACCTTCTGGCTTGTATCTCATCTCCTTTGTTACCGAAACAGACAATAGGATTGTAAGAAAATTCATAAAATAA
- a CDS encoding SusE domain-containing protein, giving the protein MKKINILFVIFAMGMLLFSSCDEEYDVKIEIDTVEDGMHLTPSVEELTLSQDLMNETAITFSWDPAQERANNGTITYYFKLGLPGLSTAIDKIELGAGVSDYSISHFDLNAMLYGLGVNYGSSTEIEAEIIASSEGDYFVKPEISTTKVMVTTFEIAPVNLYLVGSANPKGSEISHGIKLTEIIEGKDIGNKYQWEGNLQIGTFKFVNSLVEDKGSWSMGASSTELVQNSTNSSSDMEFTVTKSGLYSIILNKKDKEIIFGYKGFSHVWAVGTGIGVAWNMPSSTEFNWDPRNPSIFTLECNMQANNDFKLPYNDQSAGWGCPFLRPIVANANIWDDNRIQATPAGYGDDLKWWVTEEQAGPAIVTIDALNETITLEKR; this is encoded by the coding sequence ATGAAAAAAATAAATATACTATTCGTAATCTTCGCAATGGGTATGCTACTTTTTAGCAGTTGCGATGAAGAGTACGATGTAAAAATTGAAATAGACACCGTTGAAGACGGCATGCACCTGACTCCCAGCGTTGAGGAGCTTACCTTATCACAGGATTTAATGAATGAAACCGCCATTACATTCAGTTGGGATCCTGCGCAGGAACGCGCAAACAATGGTACTATAACCTACTATTTCAAACTTGGGTTACCGGGGCTAAGCACTGCCATCGATAAAATTGAACTGGGTGCAGGCGTTTCGGATTACAGCATTTCGCATTTCGATTTAAATGCAATGCTTTACGGACTTGGAGTAAACTACGGAAGCAGCACGGAGATTGAAGCCGAAATAATTGCCTCATCAGAAGGAGATTATTTTGTAAAACCTGAAATCTCAACTACAAAGGTGATGGTAACCACTTTCGAGATCGCTCCGGTAAATCTGTACCTGGTTGGTTCTGCGAACCCAAAAGGATCGGAAATCAGTCATGGCATTAAGCTAACTGAAATTATTGAAGGCAAAGATATCGGTAATAAATATCAGTGGGAAGGAAATCTACAGATTGGAACCTTTAAATTCGTAAATTCTCTGGTTGAGGATAAAGGCTCATGGAGTATGGGCGCAAGTTCTACCGAATTAGTGCAGAATTCAACGAACAGTAGTTCTGATATGGAATTTACCGTGACCAAGTCTGGTTTGTACTCGATTATTTTAAACAAAAAAGACAAAGAAATCATTTTTGGATATAAAGGATTTAGCCATGTTTGGGCTGTTGGTACCGGAATTGGTGTTGCATGGAATATGCCATCTTCAACCGAGTTTAATTGGGATCCAAGAAATCCAAGCATTTTCACTCTTGAGTGTAATATGCAGGCCAACAATGATTTCAAACTGCCATACAACGATCAAAGTGCAGGTTGGGGATGTCCTTTCCTTCGCCCGATAGTTGCTAACGCAAATATATGGGATGATAATCGTATTCAGGCAACGCCTGCAGGTTATGGTGATGATTTAAAATGGTGGGTTACTGAAGAACAAGCTGGCCCCGCCATTGTAACAATCGATGCACTGAACGAAACAATTACGCTTGAAAAAAGATAG
- a CDS encoding RagB/SusD family nutrient uptake outer membrane protein, which produces MKIQLKYIFLILLLGTMFSCTDYLDKESDTELTMDMVFTDKDRMESMLAYVYSGIPDPTWGYLNRTGWGVMGDDWTPSERWQQWGWDAIPKITGNWNTATQWAGGYWGDLPQRIRTANILRANVVPIDGTTITAQEVEYIQAECRFLQAYYYSLFVNCYGVCPFQPDYIAPTDGSTEELLTGPVPYDEIIEWCDNEMLEASKILPATYTQAIKYGRVTSVMCLAARARMLLFAASPLVNGNPDYANFTDTEGTPLFNSSYDQNKWTKALEAHRLLIQEAEAAGHELYKMYNDDGSIDAFASTAWVHARTYADGNKEILFARPQNQTELDRHISPYGAGGNGGLGMTQSVVDAFFMDNGLSPILGYENGDKTKPIINPESGYSESGFSTNDDVRNTDNWNWYDGNEKVAAKAGTFNMYVNREPRFYNAILWNERYYIWDHRNVDFYQYGKDNNYTHDAPQNGYLGLKRKHPNSDSKNGSWQYRPGIVYRLAEAYLSYCEILNEVSPGSQEILTYLNLIRERAGIPQYATSQQDGYIAVNLNDQDEMREIIRRERRVELCGEGVRYDDLRRWKEAEDVLDGDFYGMNFSGTDKSDDPSNPKAFFVRTQYQKRVYQKKYYWFPIYQDEIDKNPNLVQSPYWTESE; this is translated from the coding sequence ATGAAAATACAACTAAAATATATATTCCTGATACTGTTGCTGGGCACCATGTTTTCCTGCACGGATTACCTGGATAAAGAATCAGATACAGAATTAACCATGGATATGGTTTTCACCGACAAAGACAGAATGGAAAGTATGCTGGCTTATGTTTATTCCGGTATACCCGACCCAACCTGGGGCTATTTAAACAGAACCGGATGGGGCGTAATGGGCGACGATTGGACACCTTCTGAACGTTGGCAACAATGGGGATGGGATGCCATTCCTAAAATTACGGGTAACTGGAACACTGCAACGCAATGGGCCGGTGGTTACTGGGGAGATCTGCCTCAGCGTATTCGCACAGCAAATATTTTGCGTGCCAATGTGGTACCTATCGACGGAACTACAATTACTGCGCAGGAAGTTGAATACATACAGGCCGAGTGTCGTTTTTTACAGGCTTACTACTATAGTTTGTTTGTAAACTGTTATGGTGTTTGCCCTTTTCAACCCGATTATATTGCACCAACTGATGGTTCGACAGAAGAGCTACTTACCGGCCCCGTTCCATACGATGAAATAATTGAATGGTGCGACAATGAAATGTTGGAAGCGTCCAAAATTTTACCGGCAACCTATACCCAGGCAATAAAATATGGCCGCGTTACTTCAGTAATGTGTCTGGCGGCACGTGCCCGCATGCTACTTTTTGCAGCGTCTCCGTTAGTAAACGGCAACCCTGATTATGCCAACTTCACAGATACTGAAGGCACTCCGCTTTTCAACAGCTCATACGATCAAAACAAATGGACAAAAGCTCTGGAGGCACACCGATTGCTGATTCAGGAAGCTGAAGCTGCAGGCCACGAGTTGTATAAAATGTACAACGACGATGGCAGTATCGATGCATTTGCATCAACAGCCTGGGTGCATGCCCGTACTTATGCCGATGGTAATAAAGAAATACTATTTGCTCGTCCTCAGAACCAGACCGAATTGGACCGACACATTTCTCCATACGGAGCAGGAGGTAACGGCGGTTTGGGCATGACTCAATCTGTAGTTGATGCGTTCTTTATGGACAATGGCCTTTCGCCAATTTTGGGCTATGAGAACGGAGATAAAACCAAGCCTATCATCAACCCGGAATCGGGTTATTCAGAAAGTGGTTTTTCGACAAACGATGATGTAAGAAATACCGACAACTGGAACTGGTACGATGGCAATGAAAAAGTAGCGGCAAAAGCAGGAACTTTTAACATGTATGTAAACCGCGAACCACGTTTCTACAATGCCATTCTTTGGAACGAACGTTATTACATTTGGGACCATCGGAATGTTGATTTTTACCAATATGGAAAAGACAATAACTACACCCACGATGCACCTCAAAACGGGTATTTAGGATTAAAAAGGAAACATCCAAACTCGGATTCAAAGAATGGTTCATGGCAATACCGTCCGGGAATCGTTTACCGTCTTGCCGAAGCCTACCTTAGTTATTGCGAAATACTTAACGAAGTAAGCCCGGGAAGTCAGGAAATTCTTACTTACCTGAACCTGATTCGCGAAAGAGCCGGTATTCCACAATATGCCACTTCTCAACAAGATGGTTATATCGCAGTAAATCTGAATGACCAGGACGAAATGCGTGAAATTATCCGCCGCGAGCGCCGTGTTGAGCTATGCGGAGAAGGTGTTCGTTACGACGATCTGAGACGTTGGAAAGAAGCGGAAGATGTGTTGGATGGAGATTTTTACGGCATGAATTTCTCAGGTACCGATAAATCGGATGACCCATCAAATCCAAAAGCGTTCTTCGTGCGCACTCAATACCAGAAAAGGGTATATCAGAAAAAATATTACTGGTTCCCTATTTACCAGGATGAGATTGACAAAAATCCAAACCTGGTACAATCACCTTACTGGACAGAGTCTGAATAA
- a CDS encoding TonB-dependent receptor, which translates to MKITIFLLLVGMSSVFANTTYSQSAKFSFLLRDVTVKQVFEKIQDQSEFNIFYRDSQVDLDRKIDVIANQSSVDEILEQVLANTNLTYKIIDRQIVLVPVKETKVDEPAEQDQKPVSGRIIDNKGIPLPGVSVVIKGTSTGTVTNVDGVYSLNAPEDAVLTFSFIGMKNQDIPVSEIPRDIVLEEATTDLEEVMVVGYGTQKKASVVGAIQNINPGELQISSSKNISNTLAGKLAGVIAVTRSGEPGYNQSNFWIRGISSFSGSTNPLVLVDGVQRSLDDLDISEIESFSILKDAAASAMYGVRGANGVIIVNTKRGKIQKPVVNVRVEHAVTAPTQMPEFIGAADHMQLLNDLAASEFKVPYYEQLAIDRTRSGYDPELYPNVDWIKAISKEHAFNTRANLNVNGGSAMLRYNLTASAYNEDGIMKRDNSLSYDTSTGLTRYNLRSNVDLNLTKTTSMRLSVGGYLQKLRKQSNGTNNVWDYAFDTPPMVHPAIYSDGKIPVRSSRVNPWAYLTQYGYGVYTSSKLESLFSLEQKLDFIAEGLSTKLSFSFDNYSYSSLTRRKDPTYYLPATTRDDEGELELTLLSSGSEFLNYEEGSDYGNNQTYLEWIVNYDHTFNEFHNLTGLLLFNQRSYDDGGIQPYRNQGVAGRATYSFKSKYVGEFNFGYNGSENFAKGQRYGFFPSFALGWLVSEENFWAGMKETIDFLKIRASWGQAGNDQIGSARRFAYLTTMNTDAPGYAWGNTADYNKAGVTEGDIGVNNLTWETVTKKNVGIEFSIKSALRIQLDAFHEYRDNIFMQRRTIPTQAGLLSTPYANFGKVKNQGGEAAITYNKKINQADISFFANVSYAKNEILEYDVPAGQQGTHQDITGHSINELYGYEAIGLYTAEDFDGSGNLLPELPQNELAEVRPGDIKILDWNEDGVINSKDKGYVGGTNDPRMVYGFGGNISLHGFDFSVFFQGVGDTYRFIGDESEYFIPGSGQGIQGNIFTNYTDRWTEENPSQDVFYPRLSYATNYNNNANSTWWKKDMSFLRLKQIEIGYNIPASVKKDMFKACRIYINGNNLLTFSDFKLWDPELSTSNGTEYPPIKSVMLGIDLIF; encoded by the coding sequence ATGAAGATAACCATCTTTCTTTTGCTCGTTGGAATGAGCAGTGTTTTTGCCAACACTACTTATTCACAGAGCGCCAAATTTTCGTTCCTTTTACGGGATGTAACCGTAAAACAGGTTTTTGAGAAGATTCAGGACCAGAGCGAGTTTAACATCTTTTACAGGGATAGCCAGGTTGATCTGGATAGAAAAATTGATGTGATCGCTAATCAATCTTCGGTGGATGAAATTCTGGAACAAGTATTGGCCAACACCAACCTGACCTATAAAATAATCGACCGACAAATTGTTCTGGTTCCCGTAAAAGAGACTAAGGTTGATGAGCCTGCAGAACAGGACCAAAAACCGGTTAGCGGACGAATCATCGACAACAAAGGGATTCCCTTGCCCGGCGTTTCAGTGGTTATTAAAGGAACATCTACCGGAACAGTTACCAATGTTGATGGGGTTTATAGCTTGAATGCCCCCGAGGATGCTGTTCTAACTTTTTCATTTATTGGAATGAAAAACCAGGATATTCCGGTTAGTGAAATTCCACGTGACATTGTTTTGGAAGAAGCAACCACCGACCTGGAAGAGGTAATGGTAGTTGGTTACGGTACACAGAAAAAAGCTTCGGTTGTTGGAGCTATTCAAAACATCAATCCGGGTGAATTACAGATAAGTTCATCAAAAAATATTTCAAATACTTTGGCCGGAAAACTTGCCGGTGTAATTGCAGTAACCCGTTCGGGCGAACCTGGATACAACCAGTCTAATTTCTGGATTCGTGGTATTTCGTCCTTTTCGGGAAGCACCAACCCTCTGGTATTGGTTGATGGTGTTCAGCGTTCGCTGGATGACCTGGATATTTCAGAAATCGAATCATTTTCGATTCTGAAAGATGCTGCAGCCAGTGCCATGTACGGTGTTCGCGGGGCAAACGGCGTTATTATTGTAAATACGAAAAGAGGTAAAATTCAAAAACCGGTTGTAAACGTACGTGTTGAGCATGCTGTAACAGCTCCAACTCAAATGCCTGAGTTTATTGGTGCTGCCGACCATATGCAATTGCTAAACGATTTGGCAGCAAGCGAATTTAAAGTTCCGTATTACGAACAATTGGCTATCGACCGTACCCGAAGCGGATATGATCCGGAGTTGTATCCAAACGTTGATTGGATAAAGGCAATTTCGAAAGAACACGCCTTCAATACCCGGGCCAACCTTAATGTAAACGGAGGATCGGCCATGTTGCGCTATAACCTTACCGCTTCTGCTTATAATGAAGATGGTATCATGAAAAGAGACAATTCGCTTTCGTACGATACCAGCACAGGATTAACACGTTACAACCTGCGTTCGAATGTAGATTTGAACCTTACAAAAACGACATCAATGCGCCTTAGTGTTGGAGGATATCTGCAAAAACTACGCAAACAGTCAAATGGAACAAATAACGTATGGGATTATGCTTTTGACACTCCGCCAATGGTACACCCTGCCATCTATTCCGACGGAAAAATTCCGGTACGCAGTTCAAGGGTTAACCCTTGGGCCTACCTTACCCAGTACGGATACGGCGTTTATACCAGCAGTAAACTGGAATCGCTGTTTTCGTTAGAGCAAAAACTGGATTTTATTGCTGAGGGCTTAAGCACAAAACTGTCTTTCTCTTTCGATAACTACAGCTATAGCTCGTTAACGCGTCGTAAGGATCCAACTTACTACCTTCCGGCCACAACGCGCGATGATGAAGGAGAATTGGAGCTGACCTTATTAAGCTCAGGGTCTGAGTTCTTGAACTACGAAGAAGGAAGTGATTATGGGAATAACCAAACTTACCTGGAATGGATTGTGAATTACGATCATACATTTAACGAATTCCACAACCTTACGGGGTTACTACTTTTTAACCAGCGCAGTTACGACGATGGAGGCATTCAGCCCTACCGTAACCAGGGTGTTGCAGGCCGTGCTACCTATTCGTTTAAGAGTAAATATGTAGGAGAATTTAACTTCGGATATAACGGATCGGAGAACTTTGCAAAGGGACAACGTTACGGATTCTTCCCTTCGTTTGCATTGGGATGGTTAGTGTCTGAGGAAAATTTCTGGGCAGGCATGAAAGAAACTATTGATTTCCTGAAAATCCGTGCATCTTGGGGTCAGGCCGGAAACGACCAGATCGGTTCTGCCAGACGCTTTGCCTACTTAACCACAATGAATACGGATGCTCCGGGTTACGCTTGGGGAAATACTGCCGACTACAACAAAGCTGGAGTTACGGAAGGTGATATAGGGGTAAATAACCTGACCTGGGAAACGGTAACAAAAAAGAACGTTGGTATTGAATTCAGTATTAAATCTGCATTACGTATTCAACTGGATGCATTTCATGAATACCGCGACAATATTTTTATGCAACGACGCACCATTCCAACACAGGCAGGTTTGCTGAGCACTCCTTATGCCAACTTCGGGAAAGTGAAAAACCAGGGGGGTGAAGCTGCAATTACTTATAATAAAAAAATAAACCAAGCCGACATCTCGTTTTTTGCCAACGTAAGTTATGCCAAAAACGAAATACTGGAATATGATGTTCCGGCAGGGCAACAAGGAACCCATCAGGATATTACCGGCCACTCAATAAACGAACTGTACGGTTATGAGGCAATCGGATTGTATACAGCTGAGGACTTCGACGGTTCGGGCAATCTGCTTCCGGAACTACCACAAAACGAACTGGCTGAAGTACGTCCCGGTGACATTAAAATTCTTGACTGGAACGAAGACGGCGTAATCAATTCAAAAGACAAGGGTTATGTTGGCGGAACCAACGATCCGCGTATGGTTTACGGATTTGGCGGAAACATTTCGTTACATGGCTTCGATTTTAGTGTATTCTTCCAGGGAGTTGGAGATACCTACCGTTTTATTGGCGACGAAAGTGAGTACTTTATTCCGGGATCAGGCCAGGGAATTCAGGGAAATATCTTCACCAACTATACCGATCGCTGGACCGAAGAAAATCCATCGCAGGATGTTTTCTATCCACGTTTGTCGTATGCTACAAATTACAACAACAACGCAAATTCTACCTGGTGGAAAAAGGATATGAGCTTCCTGCGTTTGAAACAAATTGAAATTGGATATAACATTCCGGCTTCGGTAAAGAAAGATATGTTTAAAGCATGTCGTATTTACATCAATGGAAATAACCTGTTAACATTTTCTGATTTCAAATTGTGGGATCCTGAACTTTCAACTTCCAACGGAACTGAATACCCTCCAATTAAATCAGTTATGCTCGGAATTGACTTAATATTCTGA